A portion of the Armatimonadota bacterium genome contains these proteins:
- a CDS encoding DUF2207 domain-containing protein codes for MKTRFWVTIYVFLLASLCGAQAGFRTNRFDVYVTVKPNRSLSIVEVIDVTFTEPKHGIIRWVPTAYLAGAGRYRYANVAFQFVRYRRLTSGSKEAWTPGEGQPGQAGASDEGDKLSLKIGDPYVTLTGRVRYTLKYLVYDGLTDFDGDAKSKARTELYWNVLPTEWPTQIPAAHVEVAFPNAKGKTPPMFRALAGRLGSTQGITIPAPRKRAIGKLAGVTASLKLDGKGTAGKATVDVKRTLTRGESLTVGLAIAKGSVAWQGPLAQARQDELRQRASEGVSYPNSSPDNDPGTYAPTRFDWIYAWVGLFPVLIALLCRSFYNTNSNTPLVVRYSPPEGFGPGECGFVIDNSLDARDVVAGIVSLAQKGAATIQLGSAAQQNWGEVEVTLLPEESGVNLTEFELALHRNLAPYGPTFTPESLRSTFSWPYETLKYGLSSWSVSEGFCSLRPEQVASTVTAWSILTSLILVSGLAVALGSLGMGFFVPMAAGLAMGLLATVVIASTVNGRTPKGAAAYQEIRGLYEFIARAEAPLLRTAVESMPAQALFEQLLPYAVAFNLVRPLSQAFEGLGAHPPAWFDVQPGAWTSSWSETLVDGVSSWSGHMIVAMTPPPPVYSSDRFGDGGSGFGGGSSLFGGFGGGSSFGGGSFGGGGGGGGGGSVGGGGGGGGGSSW; via the coding sequence ATGAAAACCCGCTTCTGGGTCACGATCTATGTCTTTCTCCTCGCTTCCCTCTGCGGCGCACAAGCCGGTTTCAGGACCAACCGTTTCGACGTTTACGTCACCGTCAAGCCCAACAGATCGCTCTCAATCGTCGAGGTCATCGACGTCACGTTCACCGAGCCAAAGCATGGGATCATCCGCTGGGTCCCGACGGCCTATCTCGCCGGAGCCGGGCGCTACCGCTACGCCAACGTGGCCTTTCAATTCGTCCGCTATCGCCGCCTGACGTCAGGCTCCAAAGAGGCCTGGACCCCAGGTGAAGGGCAGCCTGGGCAAGCGGGCGCGAGCGACGAAGGCGACAAGCTCAGCCTAAAGATCGGTGATCCCTATGTCACCCTTACAGGCAGGGTCCGCTACACGCTCAAGTACCTGGTGTACGACGGTCTCACAGACTTCGACGGCGACGCCAAATCGAAAGCGCGCACCGAGCTCTACTGGAACGTCCTGCCCACCGAATGGCCCACCCAGATTCCCGCGGCCCATGTCGAGGTGGCCTTCCCCAATGCCAAAGGCAAGACGCCGCCCATGTTCCGCGCCCTGGCTGGCCGTCTGGGCTCGACGCAGGGCATCACGATCCCCGCGCCCAGAAAGAGGGCGATCGGGAAGCTGGCGGGCGTGACGGCTTCGCTCAAGCTTGACGGCAAGGGAACTGCAGGAAAGGCGACGGTGGACGTCAAGCGCACCCTGACGCGAGGAGAGTCGCTAACGGTTGGCCTGGCGATCGCGAAAGGCTCCGTCGCCTGGCAAGGTCCCCTTGCGCAGGCTAGGCAGGATGAACTGCGTCAGCGCGCTTCCGAGGGCGTTAGCTACCCGAATTCTTCCCCGGACAACGATCCAGGCACCTATGCGCCCACCCGATTTGACTGGATTTATGCCTGGGTTGGCCTGTTTCCAGTGCTAATCGCGCTCTTGTGCCGGTCCTTCTACAACACAAACTCCAACACGCCGTTGGTCGTGCGCTACAGCCCGCCCGAGGGCTTCGGGCCTGGCGAGTGTGGCTTCGTGATCGACAACTCGCTGGATGCTCGCGACGTCGTCGCTGGGATCGTCAGCCTCGCCCAGAAGGGAGCCGCCACCATCCAGCTTGGTAGCGCCGCTCAGCAGAACTGGGGCGAGGTGGAAGTCACACTCTTGCCGGAAGAAAGTGGCGTCAATCTGACCGAATTCGAGCTTGCGTTGCACCGAAATCTGGCGCCTTATGGCCCCACGTTCACGCCTGAGTCTCTTCGGTCGACCTTCTCCTGGCCCTATGAGACGCTCAAGTACGGACTCTCCAGTTGGTCGGTCAGTGAGGGGTTTTGTTCCCTCAGGCCAGAGCAGGTAGCTTCTACAGTCACCGCTTGGAGCATTCTTACCAGCTTGATCCTTGTTTCCGGCCTGGCTGTTGCGCTTGGGAGCCTCGGCATGGGGTTCTTTGTGCCCATGGCGGCAGGCCTGGCCATGGGCCTCTTGGCAACCGTGGTTATCGCCTCGACGGTTAACGGAAGAACCCCTAAGGGCGCGGCCGCCTACCAGGAGATTCGCGGCCTCTACGAATTCATCGCCAGAGCCGAGGCGCCTCTGCTCCGGACCGCAGTGGAGTCGATGCCCGCTCAAGCCCTCTTCGAGCAGCTCCTGCCCTACGCGGTGGCCTTCAACCTCGTGCGCCCACTTTCCCAGGCATTCGAGGGCCTGGGCGCTCATCCTCCAGCCTGGTTCGACGTGCAACCTGGGGCCTGGACCTCCAGTTGGTCCGAGACCCTCGTGGATGGCGTGTCCTCGTGGTCCGGCCATATGATCGTCGCGATGACGCCGCCTCCACCGGTCTATTCGAGCGACCGGTTTGGGGATGGCGGGTCCGGCTTTGGCGGCGGCTCTTCGTTGTTTGGCGGCTTCGGTGGAGGAAGCAGTTTTGGCGGCGGCAGCTTCGGCGGTGGTGGTGGAGGAGGAGGAGGGGGCAGCGTTGGAGGCGGTGGTGGAGGCGGAGGCGGGAGCAGCTGGTAG
- a CDS encoding thioredoxin family protein — protein sequence MRKFIGLSIFGTAALALAAQSGGLLSGFVKALNGAQGLKATYQAGSVSGTMASFDVTLAKPDKARIETPVSIIVADGKTILTYDKQAKTYYRDPQNPGSLAALFQDEAVALWAPFFDAHALDRAATKSLGVKTRKGEQFNVVEATFSGGKRKVSYYLDAAGLARQAEITYGDSNDQKVIVTKSLTLGAANDSAFAFNAPAGSRELSEEERYSDKWLHNLDEALALAKRTNRLVMVDFDATWCTPCQKMKAEVYPMAEFKAFGKQFVFCEIDVDENPELAKKYEASSIPLVKFMTPDGNVFHKFVGYANPDQVLGEMKKALQLAGR from the coding sequence ATGCGAAAGTTCATTGGTCTGAGCATTTTTGGAACGGCGGCCCTTGCCCTTGCAGCGCAGAGTGGCGGCTTGCTCTCGGGTTTCGTCAAAGCGCTGAACGGCGCACAAGGCCTCAAGGCCACCTATCAAGCGGGAAGCGTCAGCGGCACCATGGCGAGCTTCGACGTGACCCTCGCCAAGCCCGACAAGGCGCGGATCGAGACCCCCGTGTCGATCATCGTCGCGGACGGAAAGACCATCTTGACCTACGACAAGCAGGCAAAGACCTACTACCGCGATCCGCAGAACCCCGGCTCGCTGGCTGCCCTCTTCCAGGATGAAGCGGTCGCCCTCTGGGCGCCGTTCTTCGATGCGCACGCGCTGGATCGCGCGGCAACCAAGTCCCTCGGCGTGAAGACCCGCAAGGGCGAGCAGTTCAACGTCGTCGAAGCCACCTTTAGCGGCGGCAAGCGCAAGGTGAGCTACTATCTCGACGCGGCCGGCCTCGCCAGACAGGCGGAGATCACCTACGGCGACTCCAACGATCAGAAAGTCATCGTCACCAAGAGCCTCACCCTTGGCGCAGCCAACGACTCCGCGTTTGCGTTCAACGCCCCGGCGGGCTCCCGAGAGCTTTCGGAGGAGGAGCGCTATTCGGACAAGTGGCTCCACAACCTGGATGAAGCGCTCGCGCTCGCCAAGCGGACGAACCGCCTTGTGATGGTCGACTTCGACGCCACATGGTGCACCCCGTGCCAAAAGATGAAGGCCGAGGTCTATCCAATGGCCGAGTTCAAGGCGTTCGGCAAGCAGTTCGTGTTTTGCGAGATCGACGTGGACGAGAACCCCGAACTTGCCAAGAAGTACGAAGCAAGCTCGATCCCTCTGGTCAAGTTCATGACCCCCGACGGCAATGTGTTTCATAAGTTCGTCGGCTACGCCAACCCCGACCAGGTGCTGGGTGAGATGAAGAAAGCCCTGCAACTGGCGGGCCGGTAA
- the gcvH gene encoding glycine cleavage system protein GcvH, which produces MNVPSDLKYTKTHEWVRIEGDTATIGITDHAQSELGDIVYLDLPAPGRAVGAGDSLGSVESVKTVSDFYSPVGGEVTEVNETLGAQSELVNSDPYGAGWLVKVKAAAVPGDLLDADAYAAVAEAGGH; this is translated from the coding sequence TTGAACGTACCATCCGATCTCAAATACACCAAGACCCACGAGTGGGTCCGCATCGAAGGCGACACCGCCACCATCGGCATTACCGACCATGCCCAGTCCGAACTCGGCGACATCGTCTACCTCGACCTCCCTGCACCCGGAAGGGCCGTCGGCGCGGGCGATTCGCTCGGCAGCGTGGAGAGCGTCAAGACGGTTTCCGACTTCTATTCGCCCGTTGGGGGTGAGGTCACCGAAGTCAACGAGACCCTTGGCGCACAGAGCGAGCTGGTCAACTCGGACCCCTACGGCGCGGGCTGGCTTGTCAAAGTGAAGGCAGCCGCCGTTCCCGGGGACTTGCTCGACGCCGACGCCTATGCTGCCGTCGCAGAAGCCGGCGGACACTAG
- the gcvPA gene encoding aminomethyl-transferring glycine dehydrogenase subunit GcvPA, producing MPYIPHTEEDRREMLKTIGVGSIDELFQDVPDAVKLKRELNIPESLDEHRLLGRLFELSRKNKNIVTDLVCFLGAGIYDRYIPSTVGALISRGEFLTAYTPYQPEMSQGYLQTIYEFQSMVAELYGMDIANASMYDGATAMAEAALLAHAVNGRKKIVVCSAVHPHYRQLLRTYCWSMGLEVEELPASGGAAFSGSSQSDSSDRSDLSDKLNGAACVIVQYPNFFGVIDDLAAARDAARAAGAMFIVVADPIACALLKAPGEFDADLVVGEGQPLGIAMGFGGPALGLFTCKQEHVRRIPGRIVGRTEDANGTPGYAMTLRTREQDIRREKATSNICTNEALMALSACIYMSALGKNGMRQVAESTVRNTQYAISKLTGGSENGPRTSDLGPAKLRFPGKVFGEFVLELPKNAGEVRDALLQKGILAGLPLGKFYPGMENCLLIAVTETRTKSQIDHFAQELKAVL from the coding sequence ATGCCCTACATCCCCCATACCGAAGAAGACCGACGCGAGATGCTCAAGACCATCGGCGTCGGCAGCATCGACGAGCTTTTCCAGGACGTTCCTGACGCCGTCAAGCTCAAAAGAGAACTGAACATCCCCGAGTCCCTCGACGAGCACCGGCTCCTCGGGAGGCTTTTCGAACTCTCCCGCAAGAACAAGAACATCGTCACCGACCTGGTCTGCTTCCTCGGAGCGGGAATCTACGACCGCTACATCCCCTCCACCGTCGGGGCCCTTATTTCGCGGGGCGAGTTCTTGACCGCCTACACCCCCTATCAGCCTGAGATGTCGCAGGGCTACCTGCAGACCATCTACGAGTTCCAGTCGATGGTCGCCGAACTCTACGGGATGGACATTGCGAACGCCTCGATGTACGACGGCGCGACCGCCATGGCCGAAGCTGCGCTGCTCGCACATGCGGTGAACGGGCGCAAGAAGATCGTCGTCTGCTCGGCGGTTCACCCCCACTACCGCCAGCTTCTGAGGACCTATTGCTGGTCGATGGGCTTGGAGGTCGAAGAGCTTCCGGCGTCGGGAGGGGCGGCGTTCTCGGGATCCTCCCAGTCCGACTCGTCCGACAGGTCCGACTTGTCAGACAAGCTAAACGGCGCGGCCTGCGTGATCGTCCAATATCCCAACTTCTTTGGAGTCATCGACGACCTTGCCGCCGCTCGCGACGCGGCCAGAGCGGCAGGCGCCATGTTCATCGTCGTCGCCGACCCGATCGCCTGCGCCTTGCTGAAGGCGCCGGGCGAATTCGATGCCGATCTCGTCGTTGGCGAGGGTCAGCCGCTCGGCATCGCCATGGGCTTCGGTGGGCCAGCGCTGGGTCTCTTCACCTGTAAACAGGAGCACGTGCGGCGGATTCCGGGACGCATCGTCGGGCGGACCGAAGATGCAAACGGCACGCCCGGCTACGCCATGACCCTTCGCACCCGCGAGCAGGACATCCGCCGCGAGAAGGCCACCAGCAACATCTGCACGAACGAGGCCCTCATGGCCCTTTCGGCCTGCATCTACATGTCAGCCCTCGGCAAGAACGGCATGAGGCAAGTCGCTGAAAGCACGGTGCGGAACACCCAATATGCGATTTCGAAGCTGACTGGTGGGTCTGAAAACGGACCTCGGACCTCGGACCTCGGACCTGCCAAGCTCCGCTTCCCCGGCAAGGTCTTCGGGGAATTCGTCCTCGAACTGCCCAAAAACGCGGGAGAGGTGCGCGATGCGCTCCTCCAGAAGGGCATCCTCGCCGGCCTCCCCCTCGGAAAGTTCTATCCCGGCATGGAGAACTGCCTGCTCATTGCGGTCACGGAGACTCGGACAAAGTCCCAGATTGACCACTTCGCCCAGGAGCTTAAAGCGGTTCTGTAG
- a CDS encoding sigma-70 family RNA polymerase sigma factor, with product MNLKARPKAVSVSAVIERSNTPAFDEDSVLVERFLGGDSHAFDQLYARYYDRVYAMARGVLGDADEAADAVQEVFALLYRNLARFDRRSRFGTWLFRVAVNRTIQYARRNKRLQRNRPLNEAAGAIAEPAEQPADPRVQAAMARLSPQDRVLLVLFYWEELSLQEIADSVGCGVNAAKTRLYRARERFRAFYEEEPE from the coding sequence TTGAACCTAAAGGCGCGTCCAAAGGCTGTGTCGGTTTCGGCAGTGATCGAGCGCAGCAACACCCCGGCCTTCGACGAAGACTCCGTCCTCGTCGAGCGCTTCTTGGGAGGTGATTCCCACGCGTTTGATCAGCTGTACGCACGCTATTACGACCGCGTCTATGCGATGGCTCGGGGGGTGCTCGGCGACGCCGACGAAGCCGCCGATGCCGTCCAGGAAGTCTTCGCCTTGCTCTACAGAAACCTGGCCCGTTTCGATCGGCGCTCCCGGTTCGGGACCTGGCTCTTCCGAGTAGCGGTGAACCGTACGATCCAGTATGCGCGCCGCAACAAACGCCTCCAGCGCAACCGCCCCCTGAACGAAGCAGCCGGCGCGATCGCTGAGCCCGCCGAGCAGCCCGCCGACCCTCGCGTCCAGGCGGCCATGGCGAGGCTCTCGCCCCAGGACCGCGTACTTCTCGTGCTCTTCTATTGGGAGGAGCTCTCGCTTCAAGAGATCGCCGACAGCGTCGGTTGTGGCGTCAACGCCGCCAAGACCCGCCTCTACCGCGCCCGCGAGCGCTTCCGCGCCTTCTACGAGGAGGAGCCCGAATGA
- the rmuC gene encoding DNA recombination protein RmuC, with the protein MNDQLMILLATLIPLGGVIAMLISLWSKDRKSLTEAVEGRAKAEAEVAAIRKTTDDAQKAFEAVAAEALKSNSTAFLDLAKRELERSTKDAAVGFSKETGEVKKLVDPLQKALEKYEQQIGDMERRRHHAFGEIKEQLENVVLRSGEVAKQTEGLKAALTRPHVRGRWGEIQLKNCVELAGMSEYCDFSLQESSRNDDGALLRPDMVVKMPAGRRIAVDAKVSMAAFESYIDARTDDERRAALESHGRHIRDHVTRLSRKEYWLLAETPDFVVMFLPNESFLYAALETQPDLIETALRDKVLIASPPNLVGLLKVIYFGWHEQKLAQDAKKIADAGKELHKRIADLMTNFHRLDKALDQAREAYNTAAHNLNHKVAASARKLEVLGAKSDKVIEELAVASLPQSSFDGVLEGDVIELSDEAILALEEPEAT; encoded by the coding sequence ATGAATGACCAATTGATGATCCTGCTCGCGACGCTGATTCCGCTTGGCGGCGTGATAGCGATGCTGATTTCGCTTTGGTCGAAAGATCGAAAATCGCTTACCGAGGCGGTCGAGGGCCGCGCCAAGGCGGAGGCAGAGGTCGCCGCCATCCGGAAGACAACCGACGACGCCCAGAAGGCGTTTGAAGCTGTTGCCGCCGAAGCGCTGAAGAGCAACAGCACGGCCTTTCTCGACCTTGCCAAACGGGAGCTTGAGCGAAGCACCAAGGACGCAGCCGTCGGCTTCTCCAAGGAAACCGGCGAGGTCAAAAAGCTCGTGGACCCCCTGCAGAAGGCGCTTGAGAAGTATGAACAGCAAATCGGAGACATGGAACGGCGGCGGCACCACGCGTTCGGCGAAATTAAGGAGCAGCTTGAAAACGTCGTGCTGCGAAGCGGGGAAGTGGCGAAGCAGACGGAAGGGCTGAAGGCCGCGCTGACGAGGCCGCATGTGCGGGGGCGTTGGGGCGAGATCCAGCTCAAGAACTGCGTGGAACTGGCCGGCATGTCGGAGTATTGCGATTTCAGCCTGCAGGAGTCCTCGCGTAACGATGACGGCGCCTTGCTTCGGCCCGACATGGTCGTCAAGATGCCTGCGGGGCGCAGGATTGCCGTGGACGCCAAGGTCTCGATGGCAGCGTTTGAGTCCTATATTGATGCCCGGACCGACGATGAGCGACGCGCGGCGCTGGAAAGCCACGGGAGGCACATTCGCGACCATGTGACCCGGCTCTCGCGAAAGGAGTATTGGCTGCTGGCCGAAACGCCCGATTTCGTGGTGATGTTCCTGCCGAACGAGTCGTTCCTTTATGCGGCGCTTGAGACCCAGCCGGACCTGATCGAGACGGCTCTCCGCGACAAGGTGCTCATCGCCTCGCCGCCGAATCTGGTGGGGCTCCTAAAGGTGATTTACTTCGGCTGGCACGAGCAAAAGCTCGCGCAGGACGCGAAGAAAATCGCCGATGCGGGTAAGGAACTGCACAAGCGGATCGCCGACCTGATGACGAACTTCCACAGGCTCGACAAGGCGCTGGACCAGGCGCGCGAGGCCTATAACACCGCGGCACACAACCTGAACCACAAAGTGGCCGCCAGCGCGCGCAAGCTGGAAGTGCTGGGCGCCAAGAGCGACAAGGTGATCGAGGAGTTGGCGGTCGCCTCGCTGCCGCAGAGTTCTTTCGACGGCGTGCTCGAGGGCGATGTGATCGAGCTTTCCGATGAAGCGATCCTGGCGCTTGAAGAACCTGAAGCGACTTAA
- a CDS encoding DUF2142 domain-containing protein, with translation MANSGKRLGWFIAGLAALHFVLALGFASVTPYRAAGVLRFQGGQQVPDVGAPDERQHANYIQHLLDGKGLPTLVAGDFENYESHQPPLYYLTAAGWAKALGVSDVSDRSAGLRLRSLNALIGAAGVVGVFFLAWWGRRNLGIAFGAAGFAALLPSNLGLSGSASNDPLLIALCTWTLALCVLCIRDGWSLKRAIGIGLLAGLAVLSKTSAVALLPILALVWWLSAKAGKGPNWKCVAAVSLPLLVLVTPLFLRNQSLYGDPLALSAFTKAFPNSPSPQRDAPVTLAPLFDQVEPAWAPGWLKYWSGFNEIGLGVGWWTLRGFFGAFGYMDIFMHGRIYGALGLLLLLVFVASWLPDRSEEATAAKSARLLGQLFAVLIVLFFLRFNTQYFQAQARYLLPALGPISLAVSIGVVRLAKAKAEVGAWIIGALLLAIDIGLLTWLPGEFAKRVTP, from the coding sequence GTGGCCAACTCAGGGAAGAGACTCGGCTGGTTCATCGCGGGGCTTGCAGCGCTGCATTTCGTTTTGGCGCTGGGGTTCGCGTCGGTCACGCCGTACCGTGCTGCGGGAGTACTAAGGTTCCAGGGTGGCCAGCAGGTGCCCGACGTCGGCGCGCCTGACGAGCGACAGCACGCGAACTACATCCAGCACCTTTTGGACGGCAAGGGATTGCCAACGCTGGTGGCTGGGGACTTCGAGAACTATGAGTCTCACCAGCCGCCGCTTTACTACCTTACCGCCGCCGGCTGGGCCAAGGCGCTGGGTGTTTCCGACGTTTCGGACCGCAGCGCGGGCCTTAGGCTACGAAGCCTGAACGCCCTCATCGGCGCTGCAGGGGTCGTTGGTGTTTTTTTTCTGGCTTGGTGGGGTCGGCGGAACCTTGGGATCGCCTTCGGGGCGGCGGGATTCGCGGCGCTTCTTCCCTCGAACCTTGGCCTGAGCGGCTCGGCGTCGAACGACCCTCTGCTGATCGCTCTGTGTACTTGGACGCTTGCGCTTTGCGTTCTGTGCATCCGAGATGGCTGGTCTTTGAAACGGGCCATCGGGATCGGCTTGTTGGCGGGTCTTGCTGTTCTTTCGAAGACTTCCGCCGTAGCGCTCTTGCCGATTCTCGCCCTGGTGTGGTGGCTTTCCGCGAAGGCCGGCAAAGGGCCGAACTGGAAGTGCGTCGCGGCCGTATCGCTTCCGCTCTTGGTGCTTGTCACACCCCTGTTTCTGCGCAATCAGTCACTCTACGGCGACCCGTTGGCGCTGAGCGCGTTTACCAAGGCGTTCCCCAATTCGCCCTCCCCTCAGAGGGACGCCCCCGTAACCTTGGCTCCTTTGTTTGACCAGGTCGAGCCCGCGTGGGCGCCCGGTTGGCTCAAGTACTGGTCCGGCTTCAACGAAATCGGTTTGGGCGTCGGGTGGTGGACGCTTCGAGGCTTCTTCGGAGCGTTCGGCTACATGGACATCTTCATGCACGGCCGAATCTACGGCGCTTTGGGGCTGTTGCTGTTGTTGGTGTTCGTCGCTTCTTGGTTGCCAGATCGTTCGGAGGAGGCGACGGCCGCGAAGTCGGCAAGGCTACTGGGGCAGTTGTTTGCCGTTTTGATTGTCCTGTTCTTCCTTAGGTTCAACACGCAGTACTTCCAGGCACAAGCGCGGTATCTGTTGCCCGCGCTGGGGCCGATTTCGCTTGCCGTGAGCATCGGTGTGGTGCGGCTCGCCAAAGCCAAGGCGGAGGTCGGTGCCTGGATCATCGGGGCGCTGCTGCTCGCCATCGACATAGGGCTGCTTACGTGGCTCCCTGGAGAGTTCGCCAAGCGCGTGACGCCGTAG
- a CDS encoding HD domain-containing protein has product MDDLERIERNDTLRAFVQALEDHFPGEGLRAEQIALYTVAIGEDLGLSDAELIDLRCASLLHGAGQLSVSMNDLHGKSGLTQFELEDLKLQASFSVRMLESHDWLKRAAPMVLAAHEAFDGSGFPQGLAGEQIPIGARILAVAEAFLAQAELSSADPGTLAFEAIQRKSGSKFDPQVVESLDRVRWILQPVASFLAPATKE; this is encoded by the coding sequence TTGGATGATCTCGAGCGCATCGAAAGAAACGACACTTTGCGCGCGTTCGTCCAGGCGCTGGAGGACCACTTTCCAGGTGAAGGGCTCCGAGCTGAGCAGATCGCTCTTTACACCGTTGCCATCGGCGAAGACCTTGGCCTGAGCGATGCCGAGCTTATCGACCTGCGCTGCGCCTCCCTGCTCCACGGCGCGGGCCAACTATCGGTGTCGATGAACGACCTGCACGGCAAGTCGGGCCTGACGCAATTCGAACTTGAGGATCTCAAGCTTCAAGCCTCGTTCTCGGTGCGCATGCTCGAATCGCACGACTGGCTAAAGCGCGCGGCCCCCATGGTGCTCGCCGCTCACGAGGCCTTTGATGGCTCCGGCTTTCCTCAAGGCCTGGCGGGCGAGCAGATCCCGATCGGGGCGCGCATTCTGGCCGTGGCCGAGGCGTTTCTCGCACAGGCAGAACTCTCGTCGGCCGACCCCGGGACCCTGGCGTTCGAGGCCATTCAGCGGAAGAGCGGAAGCAAGTTTGACCCGCAAGTCGTGGAATCTCTGGACCGGGTCCGGTGGATTCTGCAGCCCGTTGCATCCTTTTTGGCTCCGGCAACGAAGGAATAG
- a CDS encoding LemA family protein, whose product MNGEAVGPVLIVLAVLAGLGLLVMIAAYNGLVSLRQHVKGAWSDVDVNLKRRSELIPNLVEAVKAYASHEQKVLMAVTEARAHAAVATASLGQRAEAEQHLGQSLFRVLAVAENYPELKASANFSDLQKELSETERVIASARQYYNACVRDFNTKIEAFPSNIVASIGSFKQAEFFEVDTPSEREVPNANL is encoded by the coding sequence ATGAACGGAGAAGCAGTCGGACCCGTCTTGATCGTCCTTGCCGTCTTGGCCGGGCTGGGGCTCCTGGTGATGATCGCTGCCTATAACGGGCTTGTCTCTTTGAGGCAGCACGTCAAAGGGGCTTGGTCGGACGTGGACGTCAACCTGAAGCGGCGGTCCGAGCTCATCCCCAATCTGGTCGAAGCCGTCAAAGCCTATGCCTCTCATGAACAAAAGGTGCTGATGGCGGTTACCGAGGCCAGGGCTCACGCCGCGGTGGCGACCGCCTCCCTGGGCCAGCGCGCCGAAGCCGAGCAGCACCTGGGCCAGAGCCTGTTCCGAGTGCTCGCCGTCGCCGAGAACTACCCCGAACTCAAGGCCAGCGCCAACTTCTCGGACCTGCAAAAGGAACTCTCGGAGACCGAACGGGTCATCGCGAGCGCCAGACAGTACTACAACGCCTGCGTCCGGGATTTCAACACGAAGATCGAAGCGTTCCCAAGCAACATCGTGGCCTCGATCGGGTCCTTCAAACAGGCGGAATTCTTCGAGGTGGACACCCCCTCGGAACGCGAGGTCCCGAACGCCAACCTGTGA